A genomic stretch from Salarias fasciatus chromosome 10, fSalaFa1.1, whole genome shotgun sequence includes:
- the LOC115395805 gene encoding GTPase IMAP family member 9-like isoform X2, with protein sequence MEEVYMWHDVVEKFQKELKVLMFQQHGRSSCLSDGAGIKSPESGQELLELRMVLVGKTGTGKSSTGNTLLRKKVFDAQMSSAAVTSECKKERAEFEGQSLAVVDTPGLFDTNMTEEEVMREIAKCFSLAAPGPHVFLVVIKPNRFTEEEQQTVKLIQKLFGEKASEYTMVLFTHGDDLEYEGKSIETFISENPNLLKFVRQCHGGYHVFNNRKNDPEQVRELLKKIHLMVQRNGGGCFTNEMLEEAERAIREEMEKLLKENPQIKQLEVRREAENNNSFLTTLLMAFGRAIGSAIGSVGSSAGGAAGAVAGAAVGAAIEAVSKSVADKMKDLCVIQ encoded by the exons ATGGAGGAGGTCTACATGTGGCATGATGTGGTGGAAAAGTTCCAGAAAGAACTTAAAGTCCTGATGTTCCAGCAGCATGGCCGTAGCTCCTGCCTCTCTGATGGTGCTGGCATCAAGTCACCTGAGTCTG GTCAGGAGCTTCTGGAACTCAGGATGGTTCTGGTTGGAAAAACTGGAACTGGAAAAAGTTCCACAGGAAACACTCTGTTGAGAAAGAAGGTGTTTGACGCTCAGATGTCTTCAGCTGCGGTGACTTCAGAGTGCAAGAAGGAAAGAGCCGAGTTTGAAGGTCAGAGTCTGGCTGTGGTCGATACTCCTGGTCTGTTTGACACCAACATGACtgaagaggaggtgatgagGGAGATAGCAAAATGCTTCTCACTGGCTGCTCCTGGTCCTCATGTCTTCCTGGTGGTGATCAAGCCCAATAGATTCACAGAAGAGGAACAACAGACAGTAAAACTCATCCAGAAGCTGTTTGGAGAAAAAGCATCAGAGTACACCATGGTCCTGTTCACCCACGGAGATGATCTGGAATACGAAGGAAAGTCCATTGAAACCTTCATCAGTGAAAATCCAAATCTTCTGAAGTTTGTCCGTCAGTGTCATGGAGGATATCATGTCTTCAACAACAGGAAGAACGATCCAGAACAAGTCCGAGAGCTGCTGAAGAAGATCCACCTGATGGTTCAGAGGAATGGAGGAGGATGCTTTACCAACGagatgctggaggaggctgagagAGCCATcagagaggagatggagaaacTTCTCAAGGAAAACCCTCAAATAAAGCAGTTGGAGGTTCGGCGAGAGGCCGAGAACAACAACAGCTTTCTAACAACTCTCTTGATGGCTTTTGGGAGAGCTATTGGAAGTGCTATTGGTTCAGTAGGATCTTCAGCTGGaggtgcagctggagctgtggcTGGAGCTGCAGTTGGAGCTGCAATAGAAGCTGTGAGTAAATCTGTTGCAGATAAAATGAAAGACTTGTGCGTTATCCAGTGA
- the LOC115395805 gene encoding GTPase IMAP family member 9-like isoform X4, whose translation MVLQIYREKGQELLELRMVLVGKTGTGKSSTGNTLLRKKVFDAQMSSAAVTSECKKERAEFEGQSLAVVDTPGLFDTNMTEEEVMREIAKCFSLAAPGPHVFLVVIKPNRFTEEEQQTVKLIQKLFGEKASEYTMVLFTHGDDLEYEGKSIETFISENPNLLKFVRQCHGGYHVFNNRKNDPEQVRELLKKIHLMVQRNGGGCFTNEMLEEAERAIREEMEKLLKENPQIKQLEVRREAENNNSFLTTLLMAFGRAIGSAIGSVGSSAGGAAGAVAGAAVGAAIEAVSKSVADKMKDLCVIQ comes from the exons ATGGTGTTGCAGATCTACAGAGAGAAGG GTCAGGAGCTTCTGGAACTCAGGATGGTTCTGGTTGGAAAAACTGGAACTGGAAAAAGTTCCACAGGAAACACTCTGTTGAGAAAGAAGGTGTTTGACGCTCAGATGTCTTCAGCTGCGGTGACTTCAGAGTGCAAGAAGGAAAGAGCCGAGTTTGAAGGTCAGAGTCTGGCTGTGGTCGATACTCCTGGTCTGTTTGACACCAACATGACtgaagaggaggtgatgagGGAGATAGCAAAATGCTTCTCACTGGCTGCTCCTGGTCCTCATGTCTTCCTGGTGGTGATCAAGCCCAATAGATTCACAGAAGAGGAACAACAGACAGTAAAACTCATCCAGAAGCTGTTTGGAGAAAAAGCATCAGAGTACACCATGGTCCTGTTCACCCACGGAGATGATCTGGAATACGAAGGAAAGTCCATTGAAACCTTCATCAGTGAAAATCCAAATCTTCTGAAGTTTGTCCGTCAGTGTCATGGAGGATATCATGTCTTCAACAACAGGAAGAACGATCCAGAACAAGTCCGAGAGCTGCTGAAGAAGATCCACCTGATGGTTCAGAGGAATGGAGGAGGATGCTTTACCAACGagatgctggaggaggctgagagAGCCATcagagaggagatggagaaacTTCTCAAGGAAAACCCTCAAATAAAGCAGTTGGAGGTTCGGCGAGAGGCCGAGAACAACAACAGCTTTCTAACAACTCTCTTGATGGCTTTTGGGAGAGCTATTGGAAGTGCTATTGGTTCAGTAGGATCTTCAGCTGGaggtgcagctggagctgtggcTGGAGCTGCAGTTGGAGCTGCAATAGAAGCTGTGAGTAAATCTGTTGCAGATAAAATGAAAGACTTGTGCGTTATCCAGTGA
- the LOC115395805 gene encoding GTPase IMAP family member 9-like isoform X3, giving the protein MASKIASLDCQELLELRMVLVGKTGTGKSSTGNTLLRKKVFDAQMSSAAVTSECKKERAEFEGQSLAVVDTPGLFDTNMTEEEVMREIAKCFSLAAPGPHVFLVVIKPNRFTEEEQQTVKLIQKLFGEKASEYTMVLFTHGDDLEYEGKSIETFISENPNLLKFVRQCHGGYHVFNNRKNDPEQVRELLKKIHLMVQRNGGGCFTNEMLEEAERAIREEMEKLLKENPQIKQLEVRREAENNNSFLTTLLMAFGRAIGSAIGSVGSSAGGAAGAVAGAAVGAAIEAVSKSVADKMKDLCVIQ; this is encoded by the exons ATGGCCTCAAAAATTGCTTCCCTGGACT GTCAGGAGCTTCTGGAACTCAGGATGGTTCTGGTTGGAAAAACTGGAACTGGAAAAAGTTCCACAGGAAACACTCTGTTGAGAAAGAAGGTGTTTGACGCTCAGATGTCTTCAGCTGCGGTGACTTCAGAGTGCAAGAAGGAAAGAGCCGAGTTTGAAGGTCAGAGTCTGGCTGTGGTCGATACTCCTGGTCTGTTTGACACCAACATGACtgaagaggaggtgatgagGGAGATAGCAAAATGCTTCTCACTGGCTGCTCCTGGTCCTCATGTCTTCCTGGTGGTGATCAAGCCCAATAGATTCACAGAAGAGGAACAACAGACAGTAAAACTCATCCAGAAGCTGTTTGGAGAAAAAGCATCAGAGTACACCATGGTCCTGTTCACCCACGGAGATGATCTGGAATACGAAGGAAAGTCCATTGAAACCTTCATCAGTGAAAATCCAAATCTTCTGAAGTTTGTCCGTCAGTGTCATGGAGGATATCATGTCTTCAACAACAGGAAGAACGATCCAGAACAAGTCCGAGAGCTGCTGAAGAAGATCCACCTGATGGTTCAGAGGAATGGAGGAGGATGCTTTACCAACGagatgctggaggaggctgagagAGCCATcagagaggagatggagaaacTTCTCAAGGAAAACCCTCAAATAAAGCAGTTGGAGGTTCGGCGAGAGGCCGAGAACAACAACAGCTTTCTAACAACTCTCTTGATGGCTTTTGGGAGAGCTATTGGAAGTGCTATTGGTTCAGTAGGATCTTCAGCTGGaggtgcagctggagctgtggcTGGAGCTGCAGTTGGAGCTGCAATAGAAGCTGTGAGTAAATCTGTTGCAGATAAAATGAAAGACTTGTGCGTTATCCAGTGA
- the LOC115395805 gene encoding GTPase IMAP family member 9-like isoform X1, with protein MIITKKGKREIMLKNVTIILLTGILPDVFDVLFKLLDAHFYVDCIYVLLELGMEEVYMWHDVVEKFQKELKVLMFQQHGRSSCLSDGAGIKSPESGQELLELRMVLVGKTGTGKSSTGNTLLRKKVFDAQMSSAAVTSECKKERAEFEGQSLAVVDTPGLFDTNMTEEEVMREIAKCFSLAAPGPHVFLVVIKPNRFTEEEQQTVKLIQKLFGEKASEYTMVLFTHGDDLEYEGKSIETFISENPNLLKFVRQCHGGYHVFNNRKNDPEQVRELLKKIHLMVQRNGGGCFTNEMLEEAERAIREEMEKLLKENPQIKQLEVRREAENNNSFLTTLLMAFGRAIGSAIGSVGSSAGGAAGAVAGAAVGAAIEAVSKSVADKMKDLCVIQ; from the exons ATGATAATAACTAAAAAGGGGAAAAGAGAGATCATGTTGAAAAATGTGACGATCATATTACTGACAGGAATATTACCTGATGTTTTCGATGTCCTGTTCAAACTTCTGGATGCTCACTTTTATGTGGACTGCATCTATGTTCTTCTGGAGCTTGGCATGGAGGAGGTCTACATGTGGCATGATGTGGTGGAAAAGTTCCAGAAAGAACTTAAAGTCCTGATGTTCCAGCAGCATGGCCGTAGCTCCTGCCTCTCTGATGGTGCTGGCATCAAGTCACCTGAGTCTG GTCAGGAGCTTCTGGAACTCAGGATGGTTCTGGTTGGAAAAACTGGAACTGGAAAAAGTTCCACAGGAAACACTCTGTTGAGAAAGAAGGTGTTTGACGCTCAGATGTCTTCAGCTGCGGTGACTTCAGAGTGCAAGAAGGAAAGAGCCGAGTTTGAAGGTCAGAGTCTGGCTGTGGTCGATACTCCTGGTCTGTTTGACACCAACATGACtgaagaggaggtgatgagGGAGATAGCAAAATGCTTCTCACTGGCTGCTCCTGGTCCTCATGTCTTCCTGGTGGTGATCAAGCCCAATAGATTCACAGAAGAGGAACAACAGACAGTAAAACTCATCCAGAAGCTGTTTGGAGAAAAAGCATCAGAGTACACCATGGTCCTGTTCACCCACGGAGATGATCTGGAATACGAAGGAAAGTCCATTGAAACCTTCATCAGTGAAAATCCAAATCTTCTGAAGTTTGTCCGTCAGTGTCATGGAGGATATCATGTCTTCAACAACAGGAAGAACGATCCAGAACAAGTCCGAGAGCTGCTGAAGAAGATCCACCTGATGGTTCAGAGGAATGGAGGAGGATGCTTTACCAACGagatgctggaggaggctgagagAGCCATcagagaggagatggagaaacTTCTCAAGGAAAACCCTCAAATAAAGCAGTTGGAGGTTCGGCGAGAGGCCGAGAACAACAACAGCTTTCTAACAACTCTCTTGATGGCTTTTGGGAGAGCTATTGGAAGTGCTATTGGTTCAGTAGGATCTTCAGCTGGaggtgcagctggagctgtggcTGGAGCTGCAGTTGGAGCTGCAATAGAAGCTGTGAGTAAATCTGTTGCAGATAAAATGAAAGACTTGTGCGTTATCCAGTGA
- the LOC115395817 gene encoding hepatitis A virus cellular receptor 1 homolog: MKVSLLLLITASGCSCRAIVGETGQNITLPCKYNIKTHGALSVCWNRGEIPSQGCDNKLVSTDGVRVNEETRISSRYQLLGKLEQGDISLTILNITEADAGRYGCRVRRPGPFNDVKHHFDLSVVPRTTISPPPSSSPSSSPSSSSSSSSSSSSSGSTAATETTGHMTSTDTPLTEQESRRLMVLISIVFGLVFLVFAVSKPDYEGAVTTETAVAVMLPCGSEAVEQRGVEVCCSRFSCQTTVIYRKRHRNTSTS, encoded by the exons ATGAAGGTTTCTTTGCTGCTTCTCATCACAG cctCTGGATGCAGCTGTAGGGCTATTGTAGGTGAAACAGGTCAGAACATCACTCTGCCCTgtaaatataatattaaaactCACGGAgctctgtcagtctgctggaaTCGAGGAGAGATCCCATCTCAAGGTTGCGACAACAAACTCGTCTCCACTGATGGAGTCAGAGTGAATGAAGAGACCCGGATCTCCAGCAGGTATCAGCTGCTGGGAAAACTGGAACAAGGAGACATTTCTCTGACGATACTGAACATCACCGAGGCCGACGCTGGACGATACGGATGCAGAGTTCGTCGACCGGGCCCGTTCAATGATGTCAAACATCACTTTGACCTGTCTGTTG TTCCACGAACAACCatatcaccaccaccatcatcatcaccatcatcatcaccatcatcatcatcatcatcatcatcatcatcatcatcatcagggtCTACAGCAGCCACTGAGACGACAG gtcacatgacctccaCAGACACACCTCTGACTGAG cAGGAAAGCAGGAGGCTCATGGTCCTGATAAGCATTGTCTTCGGGTTGGTGTTCCTGGTCTTTGCAGTCTCGA agcCAGACTATGAGGGAGCCGTTACCACGGAGACGGCggtggcggtgatgctgccgtgTGGCTCTGAGGCGGTGGAGCAGCGAGGGGTGGAGGTGTGCTGCTCACGGTTCAGCTGCCAGACCACCGTCATCTACAGGAAGCGCCACAGGAACACGTCCACttcctga
- the LOC115395814 gene encoding GTPase IMAP family member 7-like isoform X2 — MASKFASLDCEKTKELRMVLVGKTGAGKSATGNTLLKMKLFSSQMSSAAVTSECKKERAEFEGQSLAVVDTPGLFDTKKSEEEVMREIAKCISFAAPGPHVFLVVIQPSRFTEEEQQTVKLIQRLFGEKASEYTMVLFTHGDDLEFEGQSIETFISENPNLLKFVDECHGGCHVFNNRKNDPEQVRELLTKIHLMVQRNGGGCFTNEMLEEAERAIREEMEKLLKENPQIKEKEARRRAEITNRFITGYFMAVGGVIGTLLGPVGTVAGVAVGSAVGSVVGSAVKAKGSCTIQ, encoded by the coding sequence GTGAGAAGACGAAAGAACTCAGGATGGTTCTGGTTGGAAAAACTGGAGCTGGAAAAAGTGCCACGGGAAACACTCTGTTGAAAATGAAGTTGTTCAGCTCTCAGATGTCTTCAGCTGCAGTGACCTCAGAGTGCAAGAAGGAAAGAGCCGAGTTTGAAGGGCAGAGTCTGGCTGTGGTCGATACTCCTGGTCTGTTTGACACCaagaagagtgaagaggaggtgatgagAGAGATAGCAAAATGCATCTCAtttgctgctcctggtcctcaTGTCTTCCTGGTGGTGATCCAGCCCAGCAGATTCACAGAAGAGGAACAACAGACAGTAAAACTCATCCAGAGGCTGTTTGGAGAAAAAGCATCAGAGTACACCATGGTCCTGTTCACCCACGGAGATGATCTGGAGTTTGAAGGACAGTCCATTGAAACCTTCATCAGTGAAAATCCAAATCTTCTGAAGTTTGTTGATGAGTGTCATGGAGGATGTCATGTCTTCAACAACAGGAAGAACGATCCAGAACAAGTCCGAGAGCTGCTGACGAAGATCCACCTGATGGTTCAGAGGAATGGAGGAGGATGCTTTACCAACGagatgctggaggaggctgagagAGCCATcagagaggagatggagaaacTTCTCAAGGAAAACCCTCAAATAAAGGAGAAAGAAGCTCGAAGACGGGCTGAGATCACCAACAGGTTTATAACAGGTTACTTCATGGCTGTTGGAGGAGTTATTGGAACTCTGTTAGGTCCAGTAGGAACTGTAGCTGGAGTTGCAGTGGGATCTGCAGTGGGCTCTGTAGTGGGATCTGCAGTGAAAGCCAAGGGTTCATGCACTATCCAATGA
- the LOC115395814 gene encoding GTPase IMAP family member 7-like isoform X1: MASKFASLDSGEKTKELRMVLVGKTGAGKSATGNTLLKMKLFSSQMSSAAVTSECKKERAEFEGQSLAVVDTPGLFDTKKSEEEVMREIAKCISFAAPGPHVFLVVIQPSRFTEEEQQTVKLIQRLFGEKASEYTMVLFTHGDDLEFEGQSIETFISENPNLLKFVDECHGGCHVFNNRKNDPEQVRELLTKIHLMVQRNGGGCFTNEMLEEAERAIREEMEKLLKENPQIKEKEARRRAEITNRFITGYFMAVGGVIGTLLGPVGTVAGVAVGSAVGSVVGSAVKAKGSCTIQ; the protein is encoded by the coding sequence CAGGTGAGAAGACGAAAGAACTCAGGATGGTTCTGGTTGGAAAAACTGGAGCTGGAAAAAGTGCCACGGGAAACACTCTGTTGAAAATGAAGTTGTTCAGCTCTCAGATGTCTTCAGCTGCAGTGACCTCAGAGTGCAAGAAGGAAAGAGCCGAGTTTGAAGGGCAGAGTCTGGCTGTGGTCGATACTCCTGGTCTGTTTGACACCaagaagagtgaagaggaggtgatgagAGAGATAGCAAAATGCATCTCAtttgctgctcctggtcctcaTGTCTTCCTGGTGGTGATCCAGCCCAGCAGATTCACAGAAGAGGAACAACAGACAGTAAAACTCATCCAGAGGCTGTTTGGAGAAAAAGCATCAGAGTACACCATGGTCCTGTTCACCCACGGAGATGATCTGGAGTTTGAAGGACAGTCCATTGAAACCTTCATCAGTGAAAATCCAAATCTTCTGAAGTTTGTTGATGAGTGTCATGGAGGATGTCATGTCTTCAACAACAGGAAGAACGATCCAGAACAAGTCCGAGAGCTGCTGACGAAGATCCACCTGATGGTTCAGAGGAATGGAGGAGGATGCTTTACCAACGagatgctggaggaggctgagagAGCCATcagagaggagatggagaaacTTCTCAAGGAAAACCCTCAAATAAAGGAGAAAGAAGCTCGAAGACGGGCTGAGATCACCAACAGGTTTATAACAGGTTACTTCATGGCTGTTGGAGGAGTTATTGGAACTCTGTTAGGTCCAGTAGGAACTGTAGCTGGAGTTGCAGTGGGATCTGCAGTGGGCTCTGTAGTGGGATCTGCAGTGAAAGCCAAGGGTTCATGCACTATCCAATGA